DNA from Candidatus Binatus sp.:
GCGCAATCAACTGGCAGCGGACAACGCCGCGTTCAGAATCCGCATTGCGAAACTTCGTTCCGACGACCGCTATATCGAACGCCTGATTCGCCGCGAGCTTGGCTACGCGCGCCCCGATGAACTGGTGTACAAATTCGCCGACGACGACGACCACGAAACGCCGCCGCGCTGAACTGTCCGCGAATATCAGAAAACAACGCGCGGGATCAGCCGATACTCGCGAGCCTTAAGTTCCAGTTCTTCGCGGAAATCAGGATGCGCGATCGAGATCAACGCGCGCGCGCGCTCCGGAACCGATTTGCCTTTCAGGTTGACCATTCCATACTCGGTCACCACGTACATCACGTCGCTGCGCGGCGTCGTCACGATGTTGGAGTCGTCGATTCGCGCGACGATTCGGCTGGCGCGCCGGCCCGCGCGCTCGTGGGTCGAGGCGAGGCATAGAAATGATTTGCCCCCGCGCGAGTCGCGCGCGCCGCGCACGAATTGCAGTTGTCCTCCGGTGCCGCTTATCTGCCGGATTCCGGCCGACTCGGAGCACGCCTGTCCGGTGAGATCGATTTGCGCCGCGTTGCAGATCGAGATGACGCAGTCGTTGAGCATTATGCGATGCGGCAGGTTGGTGTAATCGACCGAACCCGCAAAGCATGCGGCGTTGCGATCGAGAAAGTCGTACATCCGTTTCGAACCCGCCGCGAAGGTGTACGCCATCTGGTAGCGGTTGGTCGCTTTGTGCGCGCCGGTCACCTTGCCGGCCTGGTAAAGCGAGACGAGCGAATCGACGAACATTTCGGTGTGAATGCCGAGATCCTTGATCGGCGCCGCCGCCAGCAGCTCGCAGACCGCGTTGGGCATCGCGCCGATCCCAATCTGGATGCAGGCGCCGCTGGAAATTTCCGGCGCGATCAGTTGCGCGACTTTCTGATCGACCGCATTCGCGGCGGGATACTTCAGCTCTGGCATCGCGGATGCGCCGGCGTCCAGCACGAACTCGACATCATTTATATGCACCGCGTTTTCGATTCCGAAAACGTAAGGCATGCTCGCGTCGGTCTCGACGATCATGGTCCTGGCTCTTTCGCTGATCGCCTTGTGATACGTGACCGACGGGCCGAAGTTGAAAAATCCGTGCTCGTCCATCGGCGCCGTCTTCAACACCGCGACGTCCACGTCGATGAGGCGGCGATAGGTGTCGGGCGCCTCGCCGAAGTTCATCGGTATATGATGGGCCAGGCCGCGGTCGTACATCTTTCGTTCCAGTCCCGAAAAATACCACGACAGGTAAACGAGATGACGTTGTTCGGGATCAGCCTCGGCCGCCGCGCGAGGGCGCATCGCAAGGCATCCGCGGATCTTTACGCGCTTGAGCTTGCGCACTCGTTCGGCCAGCGCGCGATCGAACAAGTCCGGCTGCCCGAGTCCGAATCCGTACTCGACCCAATCGCCGGATTTGACTCGCGCCGCCGCCTCATCGGCGCTGACTTTTTTGCGCTTCAGTTCTCCCTGATAGGAAATCGCCATCGGTAAGCCCTCGTATCGATTCCGGTCGATTTGCTTGACTGCACGGCTGGCGTAGGATTCTCTTCAACCGGCGTACTTCAATCAATGCCAAGTATCGAACCAGTCAAGCAAGCGCCCGCCAGCGCCGAGCCGGCCGCGGCCTCGCGGCTGATACTTTTTCTGACCGTCTTCATCGACCTGCTCGGCTTCGGCATCGTCATTCCGTTCCTGCCGATGTTCGCGCACAAGATGGGCGTCGGCGCGGTCGGAGTGGGGTTGCTGCTTTCGATCTATTCGCTGACGCAGTTCGTGTTTGCGCCGATCCTGGGCCGAATCTCCGATCGCATCGGACGCCGGCCGATCCTCCTGCTGGGACTGCTCGGCTCATCGATCGGCTACTTGATCTACGGATTTGCCGGAACGTTTTTCTGGCTGCTCGCGTCGCGCGCGATGCACGGCGCATGCGCCGCAACGATTTCGACCGCGCAGGCCTACATCGCCGACACCACCGACGACGAGCATCGCGCCAAGGGCATGGGACTCATCGGTGCGGCGTTCGGACTCGGCTTCGTGCTGGGGCCGGCGCTCGGCGGAATCATGGGGCAATCGAGTTTGCGGGCGCCGGTGTTCTTTGCCAGCGCGCTGACGCTGGCGAATTTCATCTTCGCCGCGGCCAGACTGCCCGAGTCGCATCATGCCGATCGCTCCACGCCGCTGGACCTCTCCCACTTCATCGCGCCGCTGCTGGCAATCCCGCGCCAGTTGCTCCGCCATCGGCTGGCGCGGATGTTCGCGATTGCATTTCTGCTGACGTTCTCGCTGTCCGCGCTCGAAGCGACGTTTGCGCTGATGGTGCCCGCGGTTTACGGTTACGGCGCGTTCGGCATCGGCGTATTGCTCGCCTTCTCCGGCCTGATGCAGGCGCTGGCGCAGGGCTATCTGCTGGGAAAAATCGTGGGCCGATTCGGCGAGGCGCGGCTGCTGAAAATCGGACTGCTGGCGATGATCGTCGGGTTGGCACCGATGGGCTCGATTTCATCGCACGGCGCGTTGCTCGCGATGCTGGCGGCGGTCTCCGTAGGTTACGGTTTCGCAAGCCCGTCGATCGCCAGCCTAATCTCGCGCAACACCGACCGCGATTTGCAGGGTGAAGTGATGGGCGTGAATCAGTCTGCCATGTCGCTCGCGCGCATCTGCGGCCCGATCGCGGGCGGCCTGGCGTATCAACTGCTGGGACCGGCGGCGCCCTACCTCGGCGGCGCCGTTGTCGTTATGCTCGCGCTCGCGACCACCAACCGAATCGATGCTCACGCATCCTGACGCAACGGGGGGAATACCATGAACGCGCTTCGCGGCTGCCTTATCGCACTGCATATCTTCGGCGTCGTTTTCTGGCTGGGCGGGCTGCTGATGATCGCCAGCCTGCTGGCGCGCGTGCCCGAAGAAGTCGGACTGCCCAAGGAACGCTTCCTCGGCGTGGCGCGCGGATTGTTCGAGGCCACAACCAACCTCGGGGCAGCAATCACGATCTTTCTTGGACTTCTGCTGATCCTGACAAATCCGCCGGTGTTGCGGCAGGGATGGTTCCACGTGAAGCTGGCGCTGGTCGCGGTGCTGCTCTTTTATCACGTGCGGTTTTACCGCCGGATCATGTTCCTCGAGGAAAATCCGAGCCAGTCAACGCGTCGCGAGTATCGCGTCATCCACGGGATGGTGAGCCTGCTGTTGATCGCGATCCTGATGCTGGCCGTGACGAAACCGTTCTAGCAGCAAACCGAAGTTTCAGCTCTGGCCGTTGCTCTTTTGTTCAGGCAAGGGCGCACGGGCCAACTCCTGCTAGAAATGGTCCTTGAGTTCGCGGAGCTTGGCAAAAATCGCGATCGGATCGTCGTCCACCGACGGATCGCGCTGTTTCAGATTCGCCCGCAGCTCGGGGCTGTCGGTACGCAGAAATGGATTGGTCTGCTTCTCGTCGCCGATGGTGGATGGCACCGTGAACTGGTTTTCCGCGCGCGTTTTCAGGCTCCACTGGTGCTTCTTTTCCAGCGCCTGGTTCCCCGGCTCCAGCGTCAGCGCAAAGCGTAGATTTTTTTCGGTGTACTCGTGGCCGCAATAAACCCGGGTCGCGTCGGGCAGCGTCGCGAGTTTTTTGAGCGCCGCCACCATCATCGATGCCTTCCCCTCGAACACGCGGCCGCATCCGCCCACAAACATCGTGTCTCCGGTGAACACCGCGCCGAGCGTTGGAAAATAGTAGGCGACGTGTCCGTTGGTATGCGCCGGAATTCCGATCACGCGGCCTTCGAGCGCGCCGATTCGAATCAGGTCGCCGTCGGCGACCGGATTTGTCAACGCCGGAATCCTTCCGCCTTCCGCGCTCGCGCCGTACACTTTGAGTCCCTGCACTTTGGACGCGATGCCGCTGTTGCCGCCGCAATGATCGCCGTGCCAGTGCGTGGTCAGCACTGCGACGATTGTAGCGCCGTGCGATTTCGCCGCCGCGATCAGCTTGTCGGGCTCGGCGCAATCGACCGCCGCGCATTGCTTGCTGCCGTCGTCGATCACCAGGTACGCGTAGTTGTCCGATAGCTGCGGGGCGGTGACGATTGGCATCGCGATACTCCTTGCCGCTAGACGCCGACGATATTGTAGCCCACGTCCACGTAAAGCGTCTGGCCCGTGACGCCGCTGGAAAAATCGCTCAGCACCGCAGTCGCCATCTTGCCGACTTCCTCGATCTTCATCGCGCGCCGCAGCGGCGCGCGCGCCTCGACCTCGTGCGCCATCGTATGGAAGTCGCGAATCGCCGACGACGAGAGCGTGCGCGCGGGCCCGGCGCTGAGCGCGTTGACTCGTATATTCCCGGCCCCCAGATCGACCGACAGATAGCGCACGCAGGCCTCCAAGGCCGCCTTGGCCACACCCATCATGTTGTAATTGGGGATCGCACGGACCGCGCCGAGGTAGCTGAGCGTCAGGATCGATCCGCCGCCGCGCGCTTCCATCAGCGGTTCCGCGGCGCGGGCGAGCGCGACCAGCGAGTAGGCGCTGATTTCCATCGACTTCGCAAAATTGGCGCGGCTGACCGTCAGAAATCGATCGCGGAGATCTTCACGCTCGGCAAACGCGACCGCATGCACGAGCAGGTCCAGCCCGTTCCATTTTTTCTTGAGCGCCGCAAACACGGACGCGATTTGCGCGTCGTCGGTCACATCGAGCTCGCCGATCACGTCGGCCTGGATTTGCGCCGCCAGCGGACGGACGCGCTTTTCCAGGATCTCGCCCTGGTAGGTCAGCGCGATCTCGGCGCCCTCGGCGGCCAGCCGCTGCGCTATCGACCACGCCAGGCTTTTTTCGTTTGCGACGCCGACGATCAACGCCCGCTTGCCCTGTACTATGCCCATGGCGAGTTTCCTTATTTGCGACGATGCGCGCGCGGGCTCAGATTTCGATCTTCATCCCGTCATAGCCCATTTCAAGAACGATCTCATCGGCGCGGCTCAGCACTTCGCGCCCAAGATGCGTCAGCACCATTCGGCGCACCTTGAACTTGTCGCGATTGGCCGCCAGCAGCGGGTAGTTGAGATGAAAGTTCAGCTCCGTGCTCTCGTAGTAGGTGCATTCGCACAGGAACAGATCGGCGCCGGCGCTGAGCTCGACCAGCTCATCGTTCCATCCGGTGTCGCCCGAGAAAACTATCGACTTGCCGCCGCCGTCGATTCTGAGCGACAGCGAGATGTCGGGCTTGGTGTGCGGACTGCGGATCGCGCGCACCTTGAACTTGCCCAGCCGCGTCGAGCTGCCCGGTTCGAGCACCACGAACTTCAGCTTGCGCTTTATTTTGTCGAGTTCGAAATGCGGAAACATCGTGCGCATCAGCAGCCACGTCCGCTGCTCGAGCCGGGGCGGGCCCGCAATGGTCAGCAGCCGCTTGCGCGGCGTCTCCCACATGTAGTCGAGAATCAGGAACGGCAGGCCGGCGAAATGATCGCCGTGCAGATGGCTGATGAGCACCAGGTCGAAGCTGTCGGGCGCGACGGCGTTGCTCTTGAGCGCAGGCATCAGGCCGGGCCCCGCTTCCATCAGGATCCGCCCGCCGGGCGCGTCGATCAGGTAGCCCGATTGTGAACGGCCGAAACTCGCGAACGCATCGCCGGTGCCCAACAGAGTCACGGTTACCGGCGCACCGTTCGATGCCGTGCGATTCGGATTCATTGCGGCGGCCTATGCTAATATCATCGGTGGATGCGCGCAAACCAGGGAGCGCCGCCGATGAAACAGGTGAAGACCGCAGCCGCTCTCGCGTTCGCTTGCGCCGTCATTGCCGCGACCATTGCCGGATGCGGGAATCCCGCGCCGCCCGCAAACGCGCCGCCGCGCACCTTCGCCAGCGCCGAGGAAGTCGAGCTCAACTTTCGCGGCCGCACGTTCGTGCTCGGCGACAACAATCAAATCGCGCAAGTGCGCCCGCCCGATTGGCCCAAGGACAAGTTCCTCAAGCTGCCGTTCTGGTTCGGCGTCAACATTTTGGTGCCCGGAGTGATGGCGCCCAAAGAAAGCGATTTTTACGTCATCAGCGAGGCCACCCTCGAAAAGCCTTTGGACACGCCCGGCGAATGGATGATCGAAGCGGGCAGCTCGCTGGTGAAGCAGGAGACGGTGTTGGTCACGACGCGCACGCGATATCTGGCGCCCGGAAAGATTTTGCCCACCATCGTCCAGTATATCGGCAAGCGCGAATTCAAACGCCCCGACGGCAAGACCGTGAATATTCCCGTGCTGCGCGAGGTCTCGCTGCCGATGAAATGGACGCTCGGCGGGACGATCCCGGCAAGCTACGCGAGATACCGCACATGATTCGCCGGGGGATGGCGATCGCCGTCGCGCTCGCGCTTGCGCTCACGGCGGTCGTCGCGGGATGCACGCCGGACAAGGCGCTCGACTTCGGACCGACCGGCGAGATAACCACGCCGCCCGAGGATCAGTTGAGCCGCGACATCATGCGCGATTTCGCCGGACGCGATTTCATTCTCGCCAACAACGATCACGAGGCGCACATCAGTCTCACCGATTGGAAGCCCGGACGGCGCATCATCGTGCCGTTCTGGCTCGGCGTAAATCCGCTCTACCCCGGATTTCTGCGGCCGACCGTCGGACATCTATATGTGATGAGCCAATCGACGCTGGTCCGCCTGCTCTCCAATAACGAGTACCTGATTCGCGCCGGCTCGAAACTCTTCAAGAGCGATACCGTCTTCGAGGCGACGCGCACCCGCTACCTCGACACCGGCGGGATGCTGCCGACTGTCGTCCGCTTCGTCGGCACGCGCGTCATCACGGTGCCAAAGGACGCGCCCGCAACCGGCACGATCACCGAGAAGGTTCCGGTGCTGCGCGAAATCTCGATGCCGATGCACACAACCCACGACGATGACCTGACCGGCTACGCCAAGTTCGAAGCCGCCAAATAACCTGGTGAAGTTGCTACGATGGTAGCGTCATCGATCGAACATCGGAGGTCGCCGCATGCTGTCGCATACGAAATATCTCACCATGAAGGTGCCCAACCGGATGGATTTCGTGAACATCACGGGCGAAGTTGAAAAGGCGGTGAAGGAAAGCCGCGTGCGCGAGGGCCTCTGCCTCGTCAATGCGATGCACATCACCGCCTCGGTCTTCATCAATGACGACGAGCCCGGCCTTCACGAAGATTACAAGCGATGGCTGGAATGGCTGGCGCCGTACGACCCAAGCCCCGAGCGCTATCATCATAATCGCACCGGCGAGGACAACGGCGACGCGCATCACAAGCGCCAGGTGATGGGCCGCGAAGTCGTAGTCGCGATCACGGCCGGCAAGCTCGACTTCGGTCCCTGGGAACAGATCTTCTACGGCGAGTTCGACGGACGGCGCCCCAAGCGCATCCTGATCAAGGTGCTCGGCGAGTAGGGGCCGCTACGGCTCTTCGGACTCTTGCAGCGTTGCGGTCTGCAGTAGCTCTGCCGGCACGTCTTCCAGAAAGCGCGACACCCGGCCCATCACGAAACCGAAGCTGCGGTCGAACATATAGATCGGATACGACAGGTACAGCTCGTCGCGCGCCCGCGTGCTCGCGACGTACATCAGGCGGCGCTCCTCCTCGATTTCGTCATCGCCCACGCTTTGCGGTCCCGGGAAACGCCCGTCGGCGGCCCAGATCAGGAACACGACTTTCCATTCGAGTCCCTTGGCCGAGTGAATCGTGCTGAGCGTCAGGCGTTCGTCGTCGGAGTCGGTCGCGAGCATGCCGTCAAGTGAATCGTTGGGCGGCTCGAGCGCCATGTCGGCCAGCATCTGTTCGAGGCTTTTGTAGCGCTCGGTGAGATTCTGAAAATGTTCGAGGTCGCGCTCGCGCTTGGGATAATCGTCGGCGTACGCCTCGCGCATCACGGGCAGATAGTATTCGAGCGTCATCGCGATTTGCTCGGGCGGCCGTTTCTCCCCGCTGCGCAATTCCGCCAGCAGCGCGCCAAGCCTTTTCAGGCCGCCGTCGGCGCCGCCGCGGGCCTTGTCGGCAAGTTTCGCAACCGTGGCCGCCGGATCGTCGGCGGCGATGAGTGCGTCGATCGTTCGCTCGGCCGTGCGATGGCCGATGCCCTTGACCAGCGTGAGCACGCGCAGCCACGACACGGCGTCGGCCGGATTGGCGATGACGCGCAGATGCGCCAGCACGTCCTTGATGTGCGCGGTTTCGATAAACTTGAATCCGCCGCGCTTGATGAACGGGATGTCGCGGCGCTGCAGCTCGAGTTCCAGGTCGAAGGAGTGAAAGCTCGAGCGGAACAGCACCGCGATCTCGCCGAGTTCGACTCCCTCCTCGCGCAGCTCCAGGATGCGCTGGGCGACAAACCGCGACTGCATGTGTTCATCCTGCGCGCGCACCAGGAAAGGCCGAAAGCCGCCCTCGCGCTGGGTGAACAGCGCCTTGGTGTATTTTTCACCCGCGCGGGAGATCACATCATTTGCCACATCCAAGATTCCCTGGATCGAGCGGTAGTTCTGTTCGAG
Protein-coding regions in this window:
- a CDS encoding MFS transporter, yielding MPSIEPVKQAPASAEPAAASRLILFLTVFIDLLGFGIVIPFLPMFAHKMGVGAVGVGLLLSIYSLTQFVFAPILGRISDRIGRRPILLLGLLGSSIGYLIYGFAGTFFWLLASRAMHGACAATISTAQAYIADTTDDEHRAKGMGLIGAAFGLGFVLGPALGGIMGQSSLRAPVFFASALTLANFIFAAARLPESHHADRSTPLDLSHFIAPLLAIPRQLLRHRLARMFAIAFLLTFSLSALEATFALMVPAVYGYGAFGIGVLLAFSGLMQALAQGYLLGKIVGRFGEARLLKIGLLAMIVGLAPMGSISSHGALLAMLAAVSVGYGFASPSIASLISRNTDRDLQGEVMGVNQSAMSLARICGPIAGGLAYQLLGPAAPYLGGAVVVMLALATTNRIDAHAS
- a CDS encoding acetyl-CoA hydrolase/transferase family protein — its product is MAISYQGELKRKKVSADEAAARVKSGDWVEYGFGLGQPDLFDRALAERVRKLKRVKIRGCLAMRPRAAAEADPEQRHLVYLSWYFSGLERKMYDRGLAHHIPMNFGEAPDTYRRLIDVDVAVLKTAPMDEHGFFNFGPSVTYHKAISERARTMIVETDASMPYVFGIENAVHINDVEFVLDAGASAMPELKYPAANAVDQKVAQLIAPEISSGACIQIGIGAMPNAVCELLAAAPIKDLGIHTEMFVDSLVSLYQAGKVTGAHKATNRYQMAYTFAAGSKRMYDFLDRNAACFAGSVDYTNLPHRIMLNDCVISICNAAQIDLTGQACSESAGIRQISGTGGQLQFVRGARDSRGGKSFLCLASTHERAGRRASRIVARIDDSNIVTTPRSDVMYVVTEYGMVNLKGKSVPERARALISIAHPDFREELELKAREYRLIPRVVF
- a CDS encoding enoyl-ACP reductase, coding for MGIVQGKRALIVGVANEKSLAWSIAQRLAAEGAEIALTYQGEILEKRVRPLAAQIQADVIGELDVTDDAQIASVFAALKKKWNGLDLLVHAVAFAEREDLRDRFLTVSRANFAKSMEISAYSLVALARAAEPLMEARGGGSILTLSYLGAVRAIPNYNMMGVAKAALEACVRYLSVDLGAGNIRVNALSAGPARTLSSSAIRDFHTMAHEVEARAPLRRAMKIEEVGKMATAVLSDFSSGVTGQTLYVDVGYNIVGV
- a CDS encoding septum formation initiator family protein produces the protein MRRLSFLLRREWLSLIFGGVLVMLLLSAVLGRQGPRDLVALQSHRAALEKRRNQLAADNAAFRIRIAKLRSDDRYIERLIRRELGYARPDELVYKFADDDDHETPPR
- a CDS encoding secondary thiamine-phosphate synthase enzyme YjbQ, which translates into the protein MLSHTKYLTMKVPNRMDFVNITGEVEKAVKESRVREGLCLVNAMHITASVFINDDEPGLHEDYKRWLEWLAPYDPSPERYHHNRTGEDNGDAHHKRQVMGREVVVAITAGKLDFGPWEQIFYGEFDGRRPKRILIKVLGE
- a CDS encoding CopD family protein; the encoded protein is MNALRGCLIALHIFGVVFWLGGLLMIASLLARVPEEVGLPKERFLGVARGLFEATTNLGAAITIFLGLLLILTNPPVLRQGWFHVKLALVAVLLFYHVRFYRRIMFLEENPSQSTRREYRVIHGMVSLLLIAILMLAVTKPF
- a CDS encoding ATP-dependent helicase, whose product is MADKVIYLREKPASPADERNFKIKYAELLNPAQLAAVTHREGPLLVVAGAGSGKTRTLIYRVARLIESGVPPGAILLLTFTRRAAQEMLHRAEQLVGDRAGAVAGGTFHSFANNVLRRMGAPMGLKPNFTILDRSDMEDVVNLLRTRMGLASRERRFPKKSTIAEAISMARNKRRALEEEIEIDFPHLGEHQTEILELAKNYESYKRERALLDYDDLLYRLAELLEQHENVRRRLSDSYRFIMIDEYQDTNLIQADLVRLLAMNHRNVMAVGDDAQSIYSFRGANFRNIMDFPAIFPGAKIVKLEQNYRSIQGILDVANDVISRAGEKYTKALFTQREGGFRPFLVRAQDEHMQSRFVAQRILELREEGVELGEIAVLFRSSFHSFDLELELQRRDIPFIKRGGFKFIETAHIKDVLAHLRVIANPADAVSWLRVLTLVKGIGHRTAERTIDALIAADDPAATVAKLADKARGGADGGLKRLGALLAELRSGEKRPPEQIAMTLEYYLPVMREAYADDYPKRERDLEHFQNLTERYKSLEQMLADMALEPPNDSLDGMLATDSDDERLTLSTIHSAKGLEWKVVFLIWAADGRFPGPQSVGDDEIEEERRLMYVASTRARDELYLSYPIYMFDRSFGFVMGRVSRFLEDVPAELLQTATLQESEEP
- the gloB gene encoding hydroxyacylglutathione hydrolase, producing MPIVTAPQLSDNYAYLVIDDGSKQCAAVDCAEPDKLIAAAKSHGATIVAVLTTHWHGDHCGGNSGIASKVQGLKVYGASAEGGRIPALTNPVADGDLIRIGALEGRVIGIPAHTNGHVAYYFPTLGAVFTGDTMFVGGCGRVFEGKASMMVAALKKLATLPDATRVYCGHEYTEKNLRFALTLEPGNQALEKKHQWSLKTRAENQFTVPSTIGDEKQTNPFLRTDSPELRANLKQRDPSVDDDPIAIFAKLRELKDHF
- a CDS encoding MBL fold metallo-hydrolase; protein product: MNPNRTASNGAPVTVTLLGTGDAFASFGRSQSGYLIDAPGGRILMEAGPGLMPALKSNAVAPDSFDLVLISHLHGDHFAGLPFLILDYMWETPRKRLLTIAGPPRLEQRTWLLMRTMFPHFELDKIKRKLKFVVLEPGSSTRLGKFKVRAIRSPHTKPDISLSLRIDGGGKSIVFSGDTGWNDELVELSAGADLFLCECTYYESTELNFHLNYPLLAANRDKFKVRRMVLTHLGREVLSRADEIVLEMGYDGMKIEI